Genomic DNA from Musa acuminata AAA Group cultivar baxijiao unplaced genomic scaffold, Cavendish_Baxijiao_AAA HiC_scaffold_1127, whole genome shotgun sequence:
acgataatgagatcgattcacctttaaacatatatcctaaataatcccggtgtcataggttactagagagggacattgtgataactggatagactggtgtgctgtatacccgtccatatgatggatgcagctggtctcatagctgctcgtgtagggacacaagggatacagtacaggtgctcattggataatgagttcactgattgatccgcttacagaatgctggatggttgatgatgccttattgtcaaacagcgattccctagtcctagtggtatatctggtccttagacttgagaaaccaaggatgtcctgtatgagtgctccactctttgataccagacttataggtttggctgtcccagatctagtacaactggtcattgggagtggtagtcgaccttacgagggctattgagtgtcgatagaggatcatccactctcggcgtcatgagaggaatatctcatgtgttcttgcccaaacaaatccctagctagggtcattcgggttgagagagaaagagttctccgggagaatccgattagagcgagactcgagtagaaatcgtatgggtctgacagcaccatgctcgatatacggtctctgggatattagatggatgagggactataggtacacggtaattaaggacagacaggtccaatggattggattcccctgtatcgtctggggactacggcgtagtggcctagtacgtccgtagtcgatgagtcgagtgaattattacagagataataattcactgagttagaaggagttctgacaggtatgactcacggccagctcgatattgggcctagagggtcacacacatatggtaggcattgcgatgagtagaggtttggatatgagatatccgacggagccctagtcttattggatgcagatccaatacccactaggggatgacccattaaggtttgataggggacctctataaataggagggattcagagcctcataggctagagcctttgcttgcctttcttattctcctctccctctccacctcaaagcaggcctggagttttgaggagtgtcgttgcaaccctgctgtgtggatcaccgctagagaggaggacgattgacctccttcgccctctcctaaggatctgcaaggaaacagggatatacgatctccctaggtaatacaatatactctatatgcagttttaagtttcgcggactttgcgcaccaatcttcacacgacgatgaacatctttttgggaatcggggattttgttttcttgttcttccgctgcgtatatgatgtcgccccaagatttcccaacacttcatacatcgcaatcgtccgtctcgtgggtcccgctatcgcatccacgctctctctgcgcctcctcatgtgattacaacttaatcataggcacgcagacccgacaataaacgagaaatataatggaggctcgtagaccccaataataataatcacaagtacacacaacacatgatccatgatcatccgtccacacatcatacatcacatgtataaataatcatcatcatgtatgactactagataataataaaaataataatcaactaaactttttaattaattagtattttatgaaatcagggacacatagcgaatttcttaattcctagggatatttttataatttagacaaaTGACATAAActcaaatttctcaaattcacaagggtaaaactatctttttgcccaaaaacccgaagcccctctccctctttgctgttgctgccgccgctgccgccaccctaccggcggcagtTTGTGCGGCGGAGGGTGGGgccctgccctcgcttgcagacggcacgcccgctggtggcgctgcccttgcaggtgggcgcccccgcgggggccgccgcctccgcgggcggttctgcccgcggggtggcgcccgcaggcggtgctgccctagcaggtgagattttgacgtcaaaagtttcttcaaaacacaacacacgcagttcaaaaccaatcttgcacgaacaacctggctgtgataccactgttgagaaaatcatgggggcgacatcacatgcgcaacggaagaacaagaaaacaaaatcctcgattcccaaagagatgttcgtcgtcgtgcgaagattggtgcgcaaaatctgcgaaactaaaaaactatgtatagagtagattgtgttacctagggagatcgtatatccctgtttccttacagatccttaggagaggatgaaagaggcaagcaaaggctttagcctatgaggctctgaatccctcatatttatagaggtcccctctcaaaacctaatggatcctcccctagtgggtattggatctgcatccaataacccaagccttttagattagtggatctctatccaataatctctcatgggttcttattggatctcgtccatgggatccaataattcaggggcttattggatatccaataagacaagagctccgtcggatatctcatatccgaacctctactcatcgcaatgccttccatatgtgtgtgaccctctaggcccaatatcgagctggccatgagtcatacctgctagaactccttctgacttagtgaattattatctctgtaataattcactcgactcatcaactacggacgtactaagccactacgccgtagtccctagacgatacaagggaatccaatccattgaacatgtctgtcctcagttaccgtatacttatagtccctcatccatctaatatcccagagaccgtatatcgagcatggtgctgtcagacccatacggtttctagtcgagtctcgctctaatcggattctcccggagaactctttctctctcaacacgaatgaccctggctagggatttgtttgagcaagaacatatgggatattcttctcatgatgctgagagtggatgatcctctatcgacacttaatagccctcataaggtcgactaccactcccaatgaccagttgtactagatctgggacagccaaacctataagtctggtatcaaagagtggaacactcatacatgacatccttggtgtctcaagtctaaggaccagatataccactacgactacggaattgctgtctgacaataaggcatcatcaaccatccagcattccgtaagcggatcaatcagtaaactcattctccaatgagcacttgtactgtatccctagtgtccctacacgagcagctatgagaccaactgcatccatcatatggatgggtatacagcacaccagtctgtcctgttatcacgatgtccctctcgagtaacctatgaccgagattatttaggatctgtgtttaaaggtgaatcgatctcattatcgtgatcgcattacgatccgattcccattgcacaaatacaaggacatcacaatatatttatgcatatatgcaatagttataaagtgatatatgccaaaatataataagcaaaaagattctatatcaagtcacacgtgccatcaatcacgtgattggcttgctgggcacctatgactagcaccctcCTCCTAGTgcatagagttagtcctaagtgaGATGTGTGAGGGAACTATTATAACTTGTAAATATTTTttcctaaatctgtgaaaaggagaaagtattataagagggtaattggtcttcacccattgaaggaagacttatagtggatgtcgatagctttaacggaggagaaatcgggattggatgtaggtcacgatgatcgaaccattataaaatcgaTTTACTGTCTTTTACTTTGCTGTTTACCTTTGACCTTTGCtaaaatcattttacttgctcactgcTCTACTTCGTTATTACACCCCTCCTTATGCCACGATACAAATTGACATAATCATTTCTACTCTAACGGACACAAACACATGCAAGAGCAACGTAgattgcattttctttttttttattctcaaCTCCCATAGCTCATGGTGTTATAACCCACCCCCTCATCGGTTATCTTTGAACTTTAATATCGAAGTAGAGTCGTTATAGAACTCTACATATTTCTTTATTTTGTAGGTCTCTCCGGATACTATATTACCGTTTAAGATGAACAAACGACCAGAACCTTGCCTCTAATTTTTTTCCTTGGTCCTCATTGAGCGCGAGACGTCAGCACTCGAGTAAAAGAAACTAGTTAGCTCCATCCTCTCCCTTCATACGAATGATTGAACCTTAACTCATCAAATCTCAGCCTGATATATTGGTAGATTTATTAAGCCTTAATCAAGTCTAATTTTGACTTAAGACAATTACAAACTCAAATCATATTACCATTAGTGGACACATTTCATTTAAGCTCAAAGCTCAAATATCAAATCatatttaagaaattttttatttaaatatctaCTACAAGCATGAGTCAAGCACTATTTCAAATATAGTATTTCTGGATCTTGTTTGCACTATATTTCAAATTTATTATACTAATAAATTTGTTTGCAAATTGTGTCCGAAGATTCAATGGTAAGGAATGTAACGATACTGTCCTCCTTTACTAATCCACACCAATAAGTAAGCACTTCCCAAACCCAGTAACAATTCGAAAGATCAACAATACTAGTCGTCATATACCTACCTCATCATAATATTAAATCTAGAAGCATTAGAATGGATTAATTAGCATAATGTCATTATGGCCAGAACACTATCCTTCGTTGTTTATTGATTCTAACGGTGGCTGATTGACCAACTCAGCCATCGACAGGAACATCTGGCTTTTCCAACCCGTTCAAATGTCACGTTCAACCATCGCACGCACCTTGTGACTACCTCtcgtggctgctgctgctgcttcgtcttcttcctcttcttgggTTTTGCTTTCGACAGCAAAAGGCCTACACCTTGTTCATGAAGGCACCACCCCTTTGTCTTTAATCATCATGGCCTTTGCCGAGTGGCCAAACCACAATACGTGTTGCTTGGGAAGCAATTCCAGTTCATCCGAGTTCCATCCACAACGGTCAATGCAAGAAATCTATCCCCAAAACAAAGGCTGGAGACAAGGCATCATAAACTGCTCCCCTTTTGTTGTTTGCTCACTGCCAAACTAATTATAATTTAACATGCAGCacaaatatttctttttgttaaCGAGAATAACAAGGATATAAACTCTGATGACAAGGGCGTTTTCGTCAGCGTGGGGCCAAAGAATCTTCTCACGCAGGACCTCGAAGACGTCAGTGCGCGTGTAAACGCGCTCCACCCATCTGTTATCCCGAAACTATCCCTGATTCTATGCTTAATACCGATTAGGTCCATACGGATCCCGGTTTATCAACAGCTTCCTCTCGATCCAACGGCAACGATTCCACGTGGTCCTCGTTGACAGACGTATCGACGAAATCCAACGGCCGTCTCCCACCGCGGAGTATTTGACCGAGATGAGCGCGTTTCCGACGCTTCCGACACCCAACGCGGCTGCCAGTTGGGCAGGTCGCTACGTGTCCGTCTCGGACGAGGAGAAGCGCTCTAAACCCGCACGTGCCCGTAGCTGTTCTCGCACCGCACGGTCGCCGCCGGTCGCCCGAGGGCGTCAGATAAATAACGCTCGGAAGGGAGTTCGACTGCTTGGATAACGCGAAATTAAATCGGAGCAGCAAAAAGATCGAAAGAAGCCCAAATTGAGAAGGAAATCAGAAACCCTAAGAGGAAGAGGAAACCGAATTCAGCTGCTGTTCTTCGAGCTAGATTACTTGAAGGTCGGATTTTTAGGAGATTTTTGGTCGCTCCTTGTCGAGGGGATTCGATTGGCACCGGGGAAGTGGGGGTTCTTTTGGATTCGAGATGGTGGCAGAAGCGGAGGTTATCCACCAGAGCCTCGACGTGCAGTGCCGCGTCGCTATGGAGATTGACGAGATCGTCGATATCtccgcagcggcagcggcggtagCAGAGCTGGGACCCGAGGCTGCCGCGGTCACGGTTGATGTTACCGTTTCTGAGCTGGTTGGTTTAGACTCTTCTTCTTTCACCATTTATTTCTCTTTCTTGGCCCTTTTTCTTTGCTTTTTCCaaactattttttattctttatgatTCTATCTTTATTCTTCGGTCTTGTTCTCGATTCCTCATATCATTTGAAAGATTTAGGGGCTGGAAccatagattttttattttgttaggaAACTCTGGAATATCCCATAGATCTCGCCATTTATTTTGCTAAAATTAGTTCTTGCTTTTAATGATTAGGTCTATAACCGTAGATCTTGATATGTTTGGTGTATGCTTTAGATTGTCATGTATTTTGCTAAAAAAATTATTCGCCTTCCCTAGTGATATCGGTGCAACCAAAATCATGTGTTTGTAATTGATTATCTCTCAAATACTCTTCGTTTAGTTCGGTAATAGAAAATTCATTATGCTCCATTTTTTCTGTTTCTGTTCaaaaagttcttcttgggtttatTTGTAGAAATCTTTACTTGGCTAATCTATTTTAGCACTTAGTTTCCGCTTGTTAAGCTTTCAGATCCATTTGTTTAGCTGCAGTAATTTATTAGGTAGCCTGGTGATGGACTCGTAAAGATATGTTTCTATGCTCTCTCAGCTTACGTTATGACCAAATTGACATAAAATCGATTGATATTAGCTTCTGGTTAGGTTATGTTGCTTTAAAGAGTTATTTTCCGAATAAAGAATATAGAATTTTTTTTCCCTGCACACAGTGAAAGATTAACTTCTGATTTGGAAATGATAATCGTGCATTGAAAGGCACAGAAGCAGGAAGGGTTAACGTGTATCATTATGCCTGTTAAATTAAATAAGTCATGCTGTCATCTCAAGAGTTGTTGAGCATCCCTGGTTGTTTGTATGTATCATCTTTCCCGAACTATTTAGCTCATTTCATTTGTTGTACCATTACCCTGATTTGGACTCTGATATATGTCTTTGTCTCCTGAACATGTTTGCCCCTATTAGGTTGGTTGCTTGTGTTTTGGTATCTGGTACTGTGTTTTATTATCTCGGTACTTTGGTTTCTATCTCCCTGCATTATTTGTCTTGTTTTCTGTGCATGTAGGAATTTAGAAAGTCAGATGCCATTTTGGATATTTCTGTAAAGCCACTTCTGTTTGTTCCCAGCATCCGGTCTGGTAGTTTTGCTGACATTGGGCACCGGAGATACATGGAAGATGAGCATATTCGTATTGACAATCTCTCATCACATCTAGGCTCTCTGCTTAGGTGCCCTATGCCTAGCGCCTTCTATGGGGTAAGAAATTGATCTACCTCTGATGTGGAACCGGCTTTGCATTAGTTCCTAACTAAAAGTTGGTAATGATGGGGTTTCCTATTTTTCTGCAGGTGTTTGATGGCCATGGAGGTCCAGATGCTGCTGCTTACACTAAGAAGCATGCAACTAGGTTTTTGTTCAAAGATGCTAATTTTCCTCGGGCATCAGAAGCTGATAacaattttgtagaatctgtagagaACTCTGTTCGGGAAGCATTCCTTCTTGCTGATCTTGCTTTGGCTGAGGACTCCACTGTTAGCAGTTCTTCAGGGACTACAGCTCTCACAGCTATGGTGTTTGGAAGGTTTGTTACTTTGTTTTTCTTCGTCTTCCTTTTGTGTTTTTGTTTCCATGTATCAGTTTTAGAGCTGTGTTAATCCTTTGCTGATCTGTCTTCCCTACTGGGTGCAGGATTCTCCTGGTAGCCAATGCAGGTGACTGTCGAGCAGTCTTATGCAGGAAAGGTGAAGCAGTTGATATGTCGCAAGATCATAGGCCCATCAATGCAGCTGAGCGGCAAAGAGTTGAACAGTCGGGGGGTTTTGTTGATGATGGGTACCTCAATGGCATCCTGTCCGTCACACGAGCTTTGGGAGACTGGGACTTGAAAATGCCGCGAGGTTCTCCCTCACCACTCATTGCAGAGCCAGAATTCAGGCAGGCAATGCTGACTGAGGACGATGAGTTTCTAATAATCGGTTGTGATGGAATATGGGATGTCATGTCAAGCCAACATGCGGTTGGTGTAGTGCGCAGGGGCCTCAGGCGGCATGACGACCCTGAGTGGTGTGCGAGGGAGCTCGTCATGGAGGCACTAAGGCTCAACACAGTTGATAATCTCACAGTGATCGTGGTCTGCTTTTCGGATGAATATGGTGGGTCCTCTGCTTCACCATGCCATGAGCcggggcagcagcagcagcagcccagGACGAGGTGTTGCAAAAGCTTGTCGGTGGAGGCCCTCTGTAATCTGAGGAGCTTGCTGGATAATGGTGGTAGCAATTGACTGTAGTAGAACGTGGCTTCGATGTACATAAATTTGGTGACGATGCTGAAAATTTATAGTAAGTTATCATCCTAATTTTGGCTGCTCGAGGGGGTACAAACAGCAGCTAAACAGTTTTGTAGGTCGTCTTTGTTTCATTGTTTCTGTGGCCGGGGTGATGGAGGCACGGCATGTAAATAATTGTTTAGaagtgattttaaacttgatatATCAGCAATTATAGGTCCATATTCTGAGATACTTTGACATGGTCACAAGTTTCGACTTGCTTGCAAATTATGGATACAGTGCAAAGTGGGTAATGTGGCGGGTGACAGACGACGGGAGAAGGATGAGAAACATGGCAGCCGCCTTGTTTGACTGTTGGAAAAGAAAGAAGGCAGGTGGTCGTTTAATCAACTAACAGACCTTGTCTGTCTTTGATGTATATATCAATTCAAAACCATCCAGCAATAGATTTTTCCtctgatgcaaacatgaactttagtgtCAGTGATTTGTGGGTGCAATGATATTGAGTTAATTCAATAATTCTataacaataataaataatatgaacACAAACTCAACCTTTATATCAAGTTTTTCAGGTCGGAAAAGATTGTAGAACAGCTGATAAGAAGAAGGAACGATATGAAAGGGGAATGTACTACAACAAACCACAAATTAACACTCTACAGTATGGATATAAGTAGGGTCATAATCATACCACTTCGATGCATCAAAAACTCTTCacagaaaattaaaatttgacaaaccaattaatgatggatccagacgcatgtatatatatatattttgaaccTTCAACCTTTAATACGAGGGTTTAACAAACAACCACCAAACCATTGTTTAAAGTGTCACATTATGTGTTGACTTCATATTGTTGAGTATTTGATTTAAGACCAATTTCGATCGCATAATTATTGGACGGAACTTTGTGGCCAAATTTATTTGCATTTTGGTTTGAGGGCACCCCTAGCTAGATTCGATTATATTGTCATTAGGGGATACTTTGTAATCAAATTCAATTGTCTTGTTATTAGGGAACACTTCATGGCTTAATCACGTGATCATTAGGCGACGTTTCATAGTCAGATTCAATCAGGTTGTTATTAGTACATGCTTCATGCTATATTCAATCACATTATTATTAGAAAATGCTTCATGGCCACATTTGGCCTTATCCTCATTAATGAATAATTCATGATTGGATTTGGTCACATGGTCAATATAAGATACTTCATGGTCAAATTTGATAGATTATATCCCATCATCATTACGATAGATTCAATCACATCATCATTAGGAGACACTTCATGATGGGATATGaaaaaatcatcattatgagaCACTTAATTGCTAAATTTTTCCATGTTGACATTAGAGTAAGATTTATGGTTGGATTTGGTTATGCCACATCCCagagtttttaaaaaataaaatattattttaatattcataattaatgaaagattttttatttttaaatttaaattcttatctttataaaaataaatattatatttttaactaGAAAAAGGATCACATCTTGTTGGTAGGATTAcaagtgacaaaaaaaaaagctcTTCTACCTAAGCCTCATATCTATTACAAAATAGTATGTTATTTTAAaagtaaatataagataaaaatatatcaacaattATATATATCGGTAGAaatctttaaaaatttataaaaataattttaatattcatgagacatatacaaatatcaaaaaattactACAAAATGGTAACACATCAATTCATTTTAAAACTCATATAttgaaaaaataatgataattctaatgtagtaaataaaatcatgtatcGATTATATATAACACATCTCAATGATATACATAATAATCAAATAACAAGAACATACATCACACCCGATGGTGTACTCTCCCAATAGCAAATAGAAATACATATTCTACGGGATAGATTCTTTCGAACAATATATAGAAAAAATCCATATTACATTCCCAATTGTGAATGGTGTAGTATTTGTCACTCGTCCAAGTGGGGATACATTCCTTTAAATAGTGGATGGAGGAAACATATAACCATCATGTTTGATAACCCGTTAATCTTTAAAGGGAATTGCCCTACTTACCCTTGTTAGGGATACAAAAATAACAATGATCATTTATTTACATTTATTCATTCACGCATGTATCCAAAAatactatgataaaatattatgagagaccatgATTAATTGATAATCTTTTAGACTATGTCCATTAGTGACTCTACATTATAATGGGCTCGTAGCTCATTTCACATGTTGCACTTCTAATGTAGTATATCACTAGTATAATCACATATACTATATGGTAATAGTCATAttaatatcataaatttaatttaaaaaaaataaaaaaccaataatcatttataaatgataaattcatataaaatatttaagttcatcaaatcataaaaacatgAGAGATCAATTTCTCAATAGTTCTCAATCAATCAAAATCATAATGGGAATAGCTTAATTGACTTAAATAAACCCAATTCAACTAGGATATAACGGAACCaatctcaaatccttatagaatcaATTTAGAATCACCCTACActgatttaatttatatttaatagATTTCAATTAGATTAAGTAGTTTCAACTAGTAAAGTTGGTTTAGAATCACCCTAAACCAATATGAACTGATTAAACTTGTCTACTTCAATTAATTGACGAGCtcaaaataacaaaagaagaGAAACTTGGACTGTGTCATATAGTGCTAGCCTAGATCGAATCAACCCACCTAAGTCTTGGATGGATCACATGcgccatatgttgaatctcggattttgatgatgaagtcaattgtcatttgttatctaatctatgtgttgagataagtgtgcaggattaactacgatgagagtaagacaagcagcaggtgttgcgccggagtcaagatcatgatcacgttgggagttcgagagttcgacggaagtttggacggtcgtcagaggttcagcgagaacagatccgagaagtccagaagctagccaagcgaagctcatcggaactcgcaaagtggatcgtcgcaaaatccaggagtatgccggatgtctgcagaaggatcaccgagggtttatcggatgatcgacggaagttggccggaaactcgccggaagaagcgattgacgcatcggagcaaagctgcagaagttgtcttagagttaatcgtagttagcatgatgattaagcttgaaaatgggaggtgatcccattagcttaatcttggggcaattgggcccctgaaaagattcaaattgggccgaatggagcgaaccattcggaccctgattgcaccaggaggtgcaaccgccccagccaggaggtgcaaccgccagggctgtgaggttgggaggtgcaaccgccccagccaggaggtgcaaccgccagggctgcgaggctgggaggtgcaaccaccccagccaagaggtgcaatcgcccagagctcagtcttcgagctagactgggcggtgcaacctcctatgtcaagaggtagcaccgccagagctcaagtttcgagctctgccaggcgatgcaaccaccgagctcagtcttcgagctctggcagagaggtgcatcagcctgagctcagtctcgagctctgccaggtgatgcaaccatcgagctcagtcttcgagctctggcagagaggtgcatcagcctgagc
This window encodes:
- the LOC135668506 gene encoding probable protein phosphatase 2C 2 isoform X2 yields the protein MVAEAEVIHQSLDVQCRVAMEIDEIVDISAAAAAVAELGPEAAAVTVDVTVSELVFDGHGGPDAAAYTKKHATRFLFKDANFPRASEADNNFVESVENSVREAFLLADLALAEDSTVSSSSGTTALTAMVFGRILLVANAGDCRAVLCRKGEAVDMSQDHRPINAAERQRVEQSGGFVDDGYLNGILSVTRALGDWDLKMPRGSPSPLIAEPEFRQAMLTEDDEFLIIGCDGIWDVMSSQHAVGVVRRGLRRHDDPEWCARELVMEALRLNTVDNLTVIVVCFSDEYGGSSASPCHEPGQQQQQPRTRCCKSLSVEALCNLRSLLDNGGSN
- the LOC135668506 gene encoding probable protein phosphatase 2C 47 isoform X1 — translated: MVAEAEVIHQSLDVQCRVAMEIDEIVDISAAAAAVAELGPEAAAVTVDVTVSELEFRKSDAILDISVKPLLFVPSIRSGSFADIGHRRYMEDEHIRIDNLSSHLGSLLRCPMPSAFYGVFDGHGGPDAAAYTKKHATRFLFKDANFPRASEADNNFVESVENSVREAFLLADLALAEDSTVSSSSGTTALTAMVFGRILLVANAGDCRAVLCRKGEAVDMSQDHRPINAAERQRVEQSGGFVDDGYLNGILSVTRALGDWDLKMPRGSPSPLIAEPEFRQAMLTEDDEFLIIGCDGIWDVMSSQHAVGVVRRGLRRHDDPEWCARELVMEALRLNTVDNLTVIVVCFSDEYGGSSASPCHEPGQQQQQPRTRCCKSLSVEALCNLRSLLDNGGSN
- the LOC135668506 gene encoding probable protein phosphatase 2C 47 isoform X3, with the protein product MLPFLSCIRSGSFADIGHRRYMEDEHIRIDNLSSHLGSLLRCPMPSAFYGVFDGHGGPDAAAYTKKHATRFLFKDANFPRASEADNNFVESVENSVREAFLLADLALAEDSTVSSSSGTTALTAMVFGRILLVANAGDCRAVLCRKGEAVDMSQDHRPINAAERQRVEQSGGFVDDGYLNGILSVTRALGDWDLKMPRGSPSPLIAEPEFRQAMLTEDDEFLIIGCDGIWDVMSSQHAVGVVRRGLRRHDDPEWCARELVMEALRLNTVDNLTVIVVCFSDEYGGSSASPCHEPGQQQQQPRTRCCKSLSVEALCNLRSLLDNGGSN